The proteins below come from a single Desulfovibrio sp. X2 genomic window:
- the dsrM gene encoding sulfate reduction electron transfer complex DsrMKJOP subunit DsrM has product MNAFYGLFLVCALALVALMGVGGAGLTGLFGIVIPYAAVAIFVLGFAWKVYGWAKSPVPFRIPTTGGQQKTLDWIPYARYDNPVNSRDTVVRMILEVLCFRSLFRNTSAKLGTAPDGTPQVGYFSEKWLWLGAILFHYSFFLILFRHMRFFTSPVPFIIQQVDFFDSILQIGAPTMYITDLLFVVGILWLLARRLIYPQIRYISAPADYFPLFLILGIALSGIYMRHIDKVDVIAVKDFAMSLVMFAPKVPQNVAPSFFVHFFLVCTLLIYFPFSKLMHLGGVFLSPTRNLPNDTRIRHHVNPWNPHLKPHSYEAYEDDFRELMVEAGLPVVKQPEEAGAEE; this is encoded by the coding sequence ATGAACGCATTTTACGGATTGTTTCTCGTCTGCGCGCTGGCACTGGTCGCGCTGATGGGCGTCGGAGGGGCGGGGTTGACCGGTCTCTTCGGCATCGTCATCCCGTACGCGGCCGTGGCGATCTTCGTCCTCGGCTTCGCCTGGAAGGTGTACGGCTGGGCCAAGTCCCCGGTCCCCTTCCGCATTCCGACCACGGGCGGCCAGCAGAAGACTCTGGACTGGATTCCCTACGCCCGCTACGACAACCCCGTGAACAGCCGCGACACGGTGGTGCGCATGATCCTCGAGGTCCTGTGCTTCCGTTCGCTGTTCCGCAACACCTCGGCCAAGCTGGGCACCGCTCCGGACGGCACCCCGCAGGTCGGGTACTTCTCCGAGAAGTGGCTCTGGCTCGGCGCCATCCTCTTCCACTACAGCTTCTTCCTGATCCTCTTCAGGCACATGCGCTTCTTCACGAGCCCGGTGCCCTTCATCATCCAGCAGGTGGACTTCTTCGACTCCATCCTGCAGATCGGCGCGCCCACGATGTACATCACGGACCTGCTGTTCGTGGTCGGCATCCTCTGGCTGCTGGCCCGCCGCCTGATCTACCCCCAGATCCGCTACATCTCGGCCCCGGCCGACTACTTCCCGCTCTTCCTGATCCTGGGCATCGCCCTGTCGGGCATCTACATGCGCCACATCGACAAGGTCGACGTCATCGCGGTCAAGGACTTCGCCATGTCCCTGGTGATGTTCGCCCCCAAGGTTCCGCAGAACGTCGCCCCGTCCTTCTTCGTGCACTTCTTCCTGGTCTGCACGCTGCTCATCTACTTCCCCTTCAGCAAGCTCATGCACCTGGGCGGCGTCTTCCTCTCGCCCACGCGCAACCTGCCCAACGACACGCGCATCCGGCACCACGTGAACCCCTGGAACCCGCATCTCAAGCCGCACTCCTACGAGGCGTACGAGGATGATTTCCGGGAGCTCATGGTCGAAGCCGGTCTTCCCGTCGTCAAACAGCCGGAAGAAGCCGGCGCCGAAGAATAA